In the genome of Rhodamnia argentea isolate NSW1041297 chromosome 3, ASM2092103v1, whole genome shotgun sequence, one region contains:
- the LOC115727620 gene encoding heat stress transcription factor A-4a-like, producing MDDSPSGSNSLPPFLMKTYEMVDDPSTDPVVSWSQTNKSFIVWNPPEFARDMLPRYFKHNNFSSFIRQLNTYGFRKIDPERWEFANDDFIRGQPQLMKNIHRRKPVHSHSLQNLQNQGSSSPLTEAERQGLKEEVERLKSDKESLQLELQMHEEERKGFELQMQNLKERFLKMEERQKNMVSDLGNVLQKPRLAFNLLLESEFNDKKRRLPRIGYFHDEGHGEDNQAGTPQSLTRENIDGASSLPSILDLYDQLESSLTIWENIARDVSENLIQRNSTLDFDETTSCADSPAISCIQLNIDAQPRSPTIDMNSEPATATVFEPVLATTSEPTSTVASELVSSKEHAASAAPNAPAGANDVFWEQFLTENPGSSDVQEVQSDRKDTDGRRNESKPADHGRFWWSPKNVNNLAEQLGHLTPAEST from the exons ATGGACGACTCGCCGAGCGGCTCGAATTCGCTGCCACCATTCCTGATGAAGACTTACGAGATGGTTGATGACCCCTCCACTGACCCGGTGGTCTCGTGGAGTCAAACCAACAAGAGCTTCATTGTGTGGAATCCGCCGGAGTTTGCACGGGATATGCTGCCGAGATACTTCAAGCACAACAATTTTTCCAGCTTTATTAGACAGCTAAATACATAT GGTTTTAGGAAGATTGATCCAGAACGATGGGAATTTGCCAACGATGATTTTATAAGAGGTCAGCCGCAGCTTATGAAGAACATCCATCGCCGGAAACCTGTCCACAGCCATTCCCTTCAGAATCTCCAAAATCAGGGAAGTTCTTCTCCTTTAACTGAAGCGGAGAGACAAGGACTGAAGGAAGAGGTAGAAAGGCTTAAAAGCGACAAGGAATCACTTCAGTTGGAACTACAGATGCATGAAGAAGAGAGGAAGGGCTTTGAACTGCAGATGCAGAATTTGAAGGAGCGGTTTTTGAAAATGGAAGAACGACAGAAGAATATGGTGTCTGACTTAGGTAATGTTCTGCAGAAACCTCGCCTCGCCTTTAATTTGTTGCTTGAGTCGGAGTTTAACGATAAGAAGAGGAGATTGCCTCGAATTGGTTACTTTCATGATGAGGGACATGGTGAGGATAATCAAGCTGGGACTCCCCAATCTTTGACGAGAGAAAACATTGATGGAGCTTCATCCTTACCATCGATACTGGATTTATATGATCAGTTGGAATCATCTCTCACAATCTGGGAAAACATTGCGCGTGATGTTTCTGAAAACTTAATTCAGCGCAACTCAACCCTAGACTTTGATGAGACTACTAGTTGTGCTGATAGCCCTGCTATATCCTGCATTCAGTTGAATATTGACGCACAGCCTAGATCACCCACGATTGACATGAATTCAGAGCCCGCTACTGCTACTGTTTTCGAGCCTGTCTTGGCTACTACTTCCGAGCCAACTTCGACTGTTGCTTCTGAGCTAGTTTCTTCTAAAGAACATGCCGCATCTGCAGCTCCTAATGCGCCAGCAGGGGCTAATGATGTCTTCTGGGAGCAATTCTTGACAGAGAATCCGGGTTCCTCTGATGTTCAGGAAGTTCAGTCTGATAGAAAGGATACTGATGGCAGAAGGAATGAGAGCAAACCTGCTGATCACGGCAGGTTTTGGTGGAGTCCAAAGAACGTAAATAATCTAGCAGAACAATTGGGGCATCTTACCCCAGCCGAAAGTACTTGA